One stretch of Methanobacteriaceae archaeon DNA includes these proteins:
- a CDS encoding class I SAM-dependent DNA methyltransferase, with protein sequence MLDSDLKSKINQLWDKFWSSGISNPLQAIEQMSYLMFMKRLDDDEIAKEKNVQLSGEPFESLFKDCPDCRWSQWNNMASDEMLDHVRDKVFPFLRDLGDDDSLYSRYMKDAVFAIPTGTLLTEATSIIDGMHIKEQNLDTKGDIYEYLLSELKTSGKNGQFRTPRHIIQMMVELLDPKIGETICDPACGTAGFLVNAYQHILKANTSRDLIKIDEDGNERNFKGDKLSQNEFKVLKNKSLYGFDFDQTMVRISLMNLMMHGISNPRIDQTNTLSMRYSQHPNFDVVLANPPFKGSINKDELSDDFSINTTKTEILFLELMYNILTIGGRCAVIVPQGVLFGNSKAHKAIRQKLLEDCRLDAVISMPSGVFKPYAGVSTGILIFTKGEPTEDVWFYDMEADGYSLDDKRTFIDGKGDIPDIIEKYKNKNKEDLEDRKAQCFAVRLDEIKENDYSLSISNYKEIEYEEIEYEAPEVIKAKILELEEKIIKGLKDLEI encoded by the coding sequence ATGTTAGATTCAGACCTCAAATCAAAGATTAATCAGTTATGGGATAAGTTCTGGAGTAGTGGGATATCCAATCCCCTGCAGGCCATTGAACAGATGTCCTACTTAATGTTCATGAAACGTTTAGATGATGATGAGATTGCCAAGGAAAAGAATGTTCAATTAAGTGGAGAACCATTCGAATCCCTCTTTAAAGACTGTCCTGATTGCCGCTGGTCACAGTGGAATAACATGGCCTCTGATGAGATGCTGGACCATGTCCGGGATAAAGTATTTCCTTTCCTTAGAGATTTAGGAGATGATGACTCACTATACAGTCGTTATATGAAAGATGCAGTCTTTGCCATTCCCACTGGTACTCTATTAACTGAGGCCACCAGTATCATTGACGGTATGCACATCAAGGAGCAGAACCTGGACACCAAAGGGGATATCTACGAGTACCTCTTATCTGAACTTAAAACCTCTGGTAAAAACGGCCAATTTAGAACTCCCAGACACATCATCCAGATGATGGTGGAATTATTAGACCCTAAAATCGGGGAAACCATCTGCGACCCGGCCTGTGGTACCGCTGGTTTTTTAGTCAATGCCTACCAGCACATTTTAAAGGCCAACACTTCCCGGGATTTAATAAAGATTGATGAGGATGGAAATGAACGTAACTTCAAAGGGGATAAATTAAGCCAGAATGAATTCAAAGTTCTGAAAAATAAATCATTATATGGGTTTGACTTTGACCAGACTATGGTAAGAATCTCTTTAATGAACCTTATGATGCACGGCATCAGCAATCCAAGGATAGATCAAACCAACACCTTGTCTATGCGTTACAGCCAGCACCCTAATTTTGATGTTGTACTGGCCAACCCACCATTTAAGGGAAGCATAAATAAAGATGAGCTCAGTGATGATTTCTCCATAAACACCACCAAGACCGAGATTTTATTCTTAGAACTGATGTACAACATCTTGACCATTGGGGGCCGTTGTGCAGTTATTGTTCCCCAGGGCGTTTTATTTGGAAATTCTAAGGCCCATAAAGCCATCAGACAAAAATTATTGGAAGATTGTAGATTAGACGCTGTTATATCCATGCCATCGGGAGTATTCAAGCCTTATGCTGGAGTATCCACTGGTATTTTAATCTTTACTAAAGGAGAACCTACAGAAGATGTGTGGTTCTATGACATGGAGGCCGATGGTTATTCCCTAGATGATAAAAGGACTTTTATTGATGGTAAAGGGGATATTCCAGATATTATTGAAAAATATAAAAATAAAAATAAAGAAGATCTGGAAGATCGTAAGGCCCAATGCTTTGCTGTTCGATTAGATGAAATAAAAGAAAATGACTATTCTTTGAGCATTTCTAATTATAAAGAAATAGAGTACGAGGAAATAGAGTATGAGGCCCCGGAAGTAATTAAGGCCAAGATTTTGGAATTAGAAGAGAAGATAATTAAGGGGTTAAAAGATCTGGAAATTTAA
- a CDS encoding restriction endonuclease subunit S: MERRTEIKCNLMNEWKNYTIKDIGSVVTGNTPPKKDPENYGGNLVWIKPPDLDKRKFVSTSEDTISEIGKKKVRLLPKGSVLVSCIGNIGKIAISDCELCTNQQINSIIPNKDIVDPIFLYYAIKRMKPYLEKIASSAVVPLLNKNDFSKVNIKLPPLETQKKIVEILEKAEKLKEWRAEVDELADEYLKSVFLEMFGNPLTNSKGWNLKELKEFGEIKTGNTPSRKISEYYGDYIEWIKSDNINTPFTYLTTSEERLSKEGSKVARIVPKGSILVTCIAGSISCLGNVAVTDRNVAFNQQINSITPKGVNELFLYHLILYTKHYLQNFSRSALKGIINKTTFESIPMIYPPNELQEQFGKIVQQVETLKTHQTQSKQKIDNLFNTLMQKAFKGELVC, from the coding sequence ATGGAAAGAAGAACAGAAATTAAATGCAATCTTATGAATGAATGGAAAAATTACACAATAAAAGATATTGGAAGTGTTGTCACGGGCAACACTCCTCCAAAAAAAGATCCAGAAAATTATGGTGGAAATTTAGTTTGGATCAAACCTCCAGATTTGGATAAAAGAAAGTTTGTTTCTACTTCAGAAGATACTATTTCAGAAATTGGAAAAAAGAAGGTTAGATTATTACCAAAAGGATCTGTTTTAGTTTCTTGCATTGGTAATATTGGAAAAATAGCTATATCAGATTGTGAATTATGTACAAACCAGCAAATTAACAGTATAATTCCTAATAAGGATATAGTTGATCCTATTTTTTTATATTATGCTATAAAAAGAATGAAACCTTATCTTGAAAAGATAGCATCTTCAGCCGTAGTTCCTCTATTAAATAAAAATGACTTTTCTAAAGTTAACATTAAGCTCCCACCACTCGAAACCCAAAAGAAAATAGTCGAAATCCTGGAAAAGGCCGAAAAACTGAAAGAATGGCGGGCCGAAGTGGATGAATTGGCCGATGAATATTTGAAAAGTGTATTTCTGGAAATGTTTGGAAATCCATTAACAAATTCTAAAGGATGGAATTTGAAGGAATTAAAAGAATTTGGAGAAATTAAAACGGGCAATACTCCTTCAAGAAAAATATCCGAGTATTATGGAGATTATATTGAATGGATTAAATCAGATAACATTAATACGCCTTTTACTTATTTAACAACTAGTGAAGAAAGGCTTTCTAAAGAAGGATCGAAAGTAGCCCGTATAGTTCCTAAAGGCTCAATTTTAGTAACTTGTATAGCTGGAAGCATATCTTGCTTAGGCAATGTTGCAGTTACAGATAGGAATGTAGCTTTTAATCAACAAATTAACTCCATAACTCCTAAAGGTGTAAATGAATTATTTTTATATCATTTAATTTTATATACTAAACATTATCTACAAAATTTTTCTAGAAGTGCTTTAAAAGGAATAATTAATAAAACAACTTTTGAGTCAATTCCAATGATTTACCCTCCAAATGAATTGCAGGAGCAGTTTGGAAAAATCGTCCAGCAAGTAGAAACACTAAAAACTCACCAAACACAATCAAAACAAAAAATAGACAACCTATTCAATACCCTAATGCAAAAGGCCTTTAAAGGAGAACTTGTATGTTAG